The proteins below are encoded in one region of Mya arenaria isolate MELC-2E11 chromosome 15, ASM2691426v1:
- the LOC128219302 gene encoding myo-inositol 2-dehydrogenase-like has translation MDRKRYNVGLFGCGRIAGVHLKNILSNRRLDLKWIVDNNKRRIQEVKGEFYLDGNTPFFPSSEKDRLLSDKSLDAVVVVSPTSRHTEYIVQSLKHGKDVFTEKPAGESVSDIRLCYEMAESTGRTFLTGFTRRFDDLYRDVKSAIDNGTLGKLQVIKTTTRDSPKPSYEFLKSADSTGCNILADLGVHDIDMVVWLTRAQRPESIYITCHVHDEQLQVT, from the exons ATGGATAG AAAACGCTACAACGTTGGCCTGTTTGGTTGTGGGCGAATTGCAG GCGTCCATCTTAAAAACATTCTGAGCAACCGTCGTCTGGACTTGAAATGGATTGTGGATAACAACAAGAGGCGGATACAGGAAGTGAAGGGCGAGTTCTACCTCGATGGAAACACTCCTTTCTTTCCTTCCTCGGAGAAGGACAGACTTTTGTCGGATAAAAG CCTCGATGCCGTTGTTGTCGTGTCACCCACCAGCAGACATACAGAGTACATCGTCCAGAGTCTCAAACACG GCAAGGACGTATTTACGGAAAAACCAGCGGGCGAGTCTGTGTCCGACATTCGGCTGTGTTACGAGATGGCAGAAAGCACCGGAAGGACTTTCCTCACAGGATTTACTAG ACGTTTTGACGATTTGTATCGAGACGTGAAGTCTGCTATCGACAATGGAACCCTTGGGAAATTACAAGTCATCAAGACCACGACCAGAGACTCGCCCAAACCGTCGTACGAGTTCCTCAAGTCCGCCG ACAGCACCGGCTGCAACATCCTGGCGGACCTTGGTGTCCACGACATCGATATGGTTGTCTGGCTCACACGTGCACAGAGGCCAGAGTCTATCTACATAACGTGCCACGTGCACGACGAGCAGTTACAAGTAACTTGA
- the LOC128219301 gene encoding transcription factor HES-1-like — MADMQNSPREVASYLRKVGTKPLVERIRRERMNASIDRLKLLIADTIREQVSPMTRVDKADVLELTVFYLTRLQQQQRSDRVATEATDTVSYAKSYQTGSRKCAREAVNYIASSSRCVPEVGTSVSGHLRSVYMQKQNSRQDGDGSLHDDDNRIPQIDNIVPYTYTHQGQNQHDNFMSTPIRSDERLNGLTGRKATPSMNTPECSPILQKMTSHGDINIHNSRTAALSFQSSDSGFASLYMSTFGQSLGSDGSILVDQSEEAVVGQVSKDNVCRPW, encoded by the exons ATGGCTGACATGCAAAATTCCCCGCGAGAGGTTGCTTCGTATCTGCGAAAGGTTG GTACGAAGCCCCTAGTTGAGCGTATACGCCGTGAGAGGATGAACGCGAGTATTGACCGTCTCAAGCTCCTGATCGCGGACACCATCCGGGAACAG GTGTCACCAATGACGCGTGTTGATAAGGCGGACGTCCTTGAACTCACTGTGTTCTACCTGACGCGGCTCCAGCAGCAGCAGCGCTCCGATCGCGTCGCCACCGAAGCCACTGACACTGTCTCCTATGCAAAATCCTATCAGACCGGCTCCCGAAAGTGCGCACGGGAGGCAGTCAACTACATAGCTTCGAGTAGTCGTTGTGTTCCGGAAGTGGGGACAAGCGTGAGTGGACATTTGAGAAGTGTCTATATGCAGAAGCAGAATAGCCGCCAGGATGGTGATGGGAGTCTTCACGATGATGATAATCGGATTCCACAGATCGATAATATTGTGCCTTATACCTATACTCATCAAGGCCAGAACCAGCATGACAATTTTATGTCAACGCCGATACGATCGGACGAACGGCTGAATGGACTGACAGGTCGAAAAGCAACTCCTTCTATGAACACTCCAGAATGTTCACCGATCTTGCAGAAGATGACAAGTCACGGTGACATCAACATTCATAATTCCAGGACAGCCGCTTTGAGTTTCCAGAGTAGTGATTCAGGATTTGCAAGTCTTTACATGTCTACCTTTGGTCAATCTTTAGGGTCAGATGGCTCTATTTTAGTTGATCAAAGTGAGGAGGCTGTAGTTGGTCAAGTGTCCAAGGACAATGTATGTCGCCCGTGGTAG